One segment of Rhodopirellula baltica SH 1 DNA contains the following:
- a CDS encoding response regulator, producing MPKVICVGAPNSPPDRSSLPEALLQGDSSAEGTQSPDIEWVFCESIVDAFPLLEEEDVAGIWMSRSSLPQTSEIRGMMQSGLMLRDMPEGVALLDADLRVIWANHRLLQWAGRPSGTPLGMTFYELLHNPEIMGPDFCPFHTALATGDESSSTLHSMDNQYFQVHAAPVRSAESPRNLIVTVGEITDEILQQQKLAAIHQAGRELADLRPNEIFMMEVDDRIDLLKDNIQHYLSDLLNFEVIEIRVLEQTTGDLIPLLSVGIDEEASDRRLSAHPRENGITGYVAASGVSYVCHDVQNDPLFIPGVADARSSLTVPLVLHDQVLGTINVESPDVAAFSDSDLQFLEIFARDIAFALNTLELLVAQKANTAQQSCDAIHSAVALPVDAILNDAVHVMEGYIGHSPEVMDRLRRILQNSRDIKRTIQQIGQKMTPLEAVPADEKLDQNAILRGRRILVVDHDEQVREDAHQLLERYGCVVETAHEGDEAVLMVRRSAGDDSYDAIISDIKLPDYSGYQLMLRLEKVMAHVPMILMTGFGYDPGHSIVKAKQNGLHPKAVLFKPFRLDQLIDVLKTVIEANPNVQNPPGSSPDDNAPSDEDPDAARTASGGTKNSIC from the coding sequence ATGCCAAAGGTCATCTGTGTCGGCGCCCCAAATTCGCCTCCGGATCGATCCTCGCTGCCAGAAGCGTTGCTGCAAGGCGACAGCTCGGCTGAGGGAACACAATCACCCGACATCGAATGGGTGTTTTGCGAGTCAATTGTGGACGCGTTCCCATTGCTCGAAGAAGAAGACGTGGCCGGCATTTGGATGAGCCGCAGCAGTCTTCCGCAAACCTCAGAAATTCGCGGAATGATGCAAAGCGGACTGATGCTCCGTGATATGCCCGAAGGTGTCGCGTTGCTCGATGCGGATCTTCGCGTGATCTGGGCGAACCATCGTCTGCTGCAGTGGGCGGGCCGCCCCTCGGGAACGCCACTTGGAATGACGTTCTACGAGTTGCTGCACAATCCCGAGATCATGGGACCGGATTTCTGTCCGTTCCATACCGCGCTGGCGACCGGAGACGAAAGCAGCTCCACGCTTCACAGCATGGACAACCAATATTTCCAAGTTCACGCCGCGCCGGTCCGCTCGGCCGAGTCACCGCGAAACCTGATCGTCACGGTCGGCGAGATCACCGACGAGATCCTTCAGCAACAAAAATTGGCGGCAATCCACCAGGCCGGTCGCGAATTGGCGGATCTGCGTCCAAATGAAATTTTCATGATGGAGGTCGATGACCGAATCGATCTCTTGAAGGACAACATCCAGCACTACCTCAGTGACCTGCTCAATTTCGAAGTCATCGAGATTCGCGTGCTGGAACAAACCACCGGCGATCTCATTCCCTTGCTCAGCGTCGGCATCGACGAAGAAGCCTCAGACCGCCGACTATCCGCTCATCCTCGCGAGAACGGCATCACCGGCTACGTTGCCGCCAGCGGCGTCAGCTACGTTTGTCACGACGTTCAGAACGATCCGTTGTTCATCCCAGGCGTCGCGGACGCTCGCAGTTCCCTGACGGTGCCTTTGGTCCTTCACGATCAGGTGCTTGGCACGATCAACGTCGAAAGCCCGGACGTTGCGGCATTCAGCGATAGTGATCTGCAGTTCCTGGAGATCTTCGCCCGTGACATCGCCTTCGCACTCAATACGCTGGAACTGCTGGTCGCGCAAAAGGCCAACACCGCTCAGCAAAGCTGTGACGCGATTCACAGTGCGGTTGCCTTGCCAGTCGATGCAATTTTGAACGACGCTGTTCACGTGATGGAAGGTTACATCGGACACAGCCCCGAAGTGATGGATCGCCTTCGCCGAATCCTGCAAAACTCTCGGGACATCAAACGGACGATCCAGCAGATCGGTCAAAAGATGACTCCTCTGGAAGCCGTTCCCGCGGACGAAAAACTGGATCAAAACGCCATTCTTCGTGGCCGTCGAATTTTGGTGGTCGATCACGACGAACAAGTTCGCGAAGACGCCCACCAATTGCTTGAACGCTACGGATGTGTCGTTGAAACCGCTCATGAAGGCGACGAGGCGGTTTTGATGGTTCGCCGGAGTGCGGGCGACGACAGCTACGATGCGATCATCAGCGACATCAAACTGCCCGATTACAGCGGGTACCAATTGATGCTGCGTTTGGAAAAGGTCATGGCTCATGTGCCAATGATTTTGATGACCGGGTTTGGATATGACCCAGGTCACTCCATCGTCAAAGCCAAGCAAAATGGTCTGCATCCCAAAGCGGTGCTTTTCAAACCTTTCCGGCTGGATCAACTGATCGACGTCTTGAAAACGGTGATCGAGGCCAACCCAAACGTGCAGAACCCTCCGGGCTCATCGCCCGACGACAATGCTCCCAGCGATGAGGATCCCGATGCTGCACGGACCGCATCCGGCGGAACAAAGAATTCCATCTGCTGA
- a CDS encoding NADPH-dependent assimilatory sulfite reductase hemoprotein subunit — MSTDASETNAAPTDAPAKPIKLSPVEKIKQESGFLKGSIDVELADPVDHFDNANIQLLKFHGTYQQDDRDKRAELKKSGGGKAYSMMIRCRIPGGRLSSDQLVAHLDMCDELGDSTLKITTRQTLQLHGILKGDLRETIRRINEVELSTLAACGDVNRNIMCCPAKRVGGIHAQLNEFTDELTEALAPQTPAYHELWLTDPDTGEKTLAGGGEPEASSAPVIDEPLYGPTYLPRKFKVGIALPDDNCIDIYTQDLGFLAVIRDGQIIGYNVSVGGGMGRTPSAKKTFPALAKRMAFVTPEQAIDVAKAVIIVQRDNGNRSDRKVARLKYLIADWGIEKFRAEVEKVFGGPLADCTEDDVHEFDDHMGWQEQGDGKLSYGLNIENGRLYDNEQVQVKAAIRAVCARFNREIRLTSHQSMIFCDIDPSEKEELIEILKSHGLRTTEETSTVRRWSIACVALPTCGLAITESERRLPSIIDSIEEPLAKLGLSNERFTIRMTGCPNGCARPYNADLALVGRAVGKYTLFAGGGWLGNRLAYIYKDQVKDEDVTAELTGIFAAFKANREEGESLGTFCDRVGAEKLAELAEAAPLPA, encoded by the coding sequence ATGTCTACCGACGCTTCCGAAACGAATGCCGCACCGACCGACGCGCCCGCGAAGCCGATCAAGCTCAGCCCGGTCGAAAAGATCAAGCAAGAAAGCGGTTTCCTGAAGGGTTCGATTGATGTCGAGCTGGCAGATCCAGTTGATCATTTCGACAATGCCAACATTCAGCTGCTGAAATTCCACGGCACGTACCAACAGGACGACCGTGACAAACGAGCCGAACTGAAGAAGTCGGGTGGCGGCAAAGCTTACTCGATGATGATCCGTTGCCGGATCCCCGGCGGGCGTTTGAGCTCGGATCAATTGGTCGCACATTTGGACATGTGCGATGAACTGGGCGACTCGACGCTGAAAATCACCACGCGTCAAACCCTGCAATTGCACGGCATTTTGAAGGGCGATCTTCGTGAGACGATTCGCCGCATCAACGAGGTCGAGCTTTCGACGCTGGCTGCCTGTGGTGACGTGAACCGAAACATCATGTGCTGCCCCGCCAAACGAGTCGGTGGCATCCACGCTCAGCTCAACGAATTCACGGACGAGTTGACCGAGGCTCTCGCACCTCAAACACCTGCTTACCACGAACTTTGGCTGACTGACCCCGACACCGGCGAGAAGACGTTGGCCGGCGGTGGTGAACCTGAGGCATCAAGTGCCCCGGTCATCGATGAACCCTTGTACGGACCGACCTATTTGCCGCGGAAGTTCAAGGTTGGCATCGCGCTGCCGGATGACAACTGCATCGACATCTACACGCAGGACCTCGGGTTCTTGGCCGTGATTCGTGATGGGCAAATCATCGGTTACAACGTTTCGGTCGGCGGTGGCATGGGCCGCACTCCAAGTGCCAAGAAAACATTCCCCGCTCTCGCGAAACGCATGGCATTTGTGACGCCGGAGCAAGCGATCGATGTCGCCAAGGCGGTCATCATCGTCCAGCGTGACAACGGCAATCGAAGCGACCGCAAGGTGGCTCGTTTGAAGTACCTGATTGCGGATTGGGGCATCGAGAAATTCCGAGCCGAAGTCGAGAAGGTATTCGGCGGACCTCTCGCTGATTGCACCGAAGACGACGTGCACGAGTTCGACGACCACATGGGTTGGCAGGAACAGGGCGATGGCAAATTGTCCTACGGCCTGAACATCGAAAACGGACGTTTGTACGACAATGAGCAGGTTCAGGTGAAAGCAGCGATTCGAGCCGTTTGTGCTCGTTTCAATCGCGAAATTCGTTTGACTAGCCATCAAAGCATGATCTTCTGCGACATCGATCCTTCTGAGAAAGAAGAGCTGATCGAAATCTTGAAGTCACATGGTCTTCGAACCACAGAAGAAACCAGCACGGTTCGTCGTTGGTCGATCGCGTGTGTTGCTTTGCCGACTTGTGGTTTGGCGATCACCGAATCCGAACGTCGTTTGCCAAGCATCATCGATTCGATCGAAGAGCCTTTGGCCAAGTTGGGACTTAGCAATGAACGATTCACGATTCGTATGACAGGCTGCCCCAACGGCTGTGCTCGTCCTTACAACGCGGATTTGGCTTTGGTCGGTCGTGCGGTCGGGAAGTACACGCTGTTCGCCGGTGGAGGATGGTTGGGCAACCGTTTGGCCTACATCTACAAGGATCAAGTCAAAGACGAAGACGTGACCGCAGAGCTGACGGGAATCTTCGCCGCGTTCAAAGCCAACCGAGAAGAAGGCGAATCGCTTGGTACGTTCTGCGATCGCGTGGGGGCAGAGAAGTTGGCTGAGTTGGCCGAAGCCGCTCCACTTCCTGCCTGA
- the folD gene encoding bifunctional methylenetetrahydrofolate dehydrogenase/methenyltetrahydrofolate cyclohydrolase FolD — protein sequence MPATRLDGKKIAAEIRSEVAADVETFVSGGNPPPQLAAVLVGEDPASQVYVRNKERACAKAGIASRLDRMPAATTQAELLAKVAELNADPAVSGILVQLPLPSKANGGTGIDERAVLDAIDPIKDVDAFSPVNVGLLMQGRPRFLPCTPHGIVQLLHRTGIETSGKHVVVVGRSDIVGKPMAMMLAQKDSTCGPAVANATVTIAHSRTSNLAEICRQADILIAAVGRPEMITAEMIQPGAVVIDVGINRVGDKLVGDVAFDEAEAVASAITPVPGGVGPLTIAMLLHNTLMAAKMQAASN from the coding sequence ATGCCCGCAACGCGACTGGATGGCAAGAAGATTGCCGCGGAAATTCGCAGCGAAGTCGCTGCTGACGTCGAAACGTTTGTTTCAGGCGGGAATCCCCCTCCCCAATTGGCGGCGGTACTGGTCGGAGAAGACCCTGCCAGCCAGGTCTACGTACGAAACAAAGAACGAGCTTGTGCGAAAGCCGGAATTGCCAGCCGACTGGACCGGATGCCCGCCGCAACCACTCAAGCCGAACTACTGGCCAAAGTGGCTGAACTGAACGCCGATCCGGCTGTCAGTGGCATTCTGGTTCAATTGCCGTTGCCTTCCAAAGCCAACGGCGGCACCGGAATTGACGAACGGGCTGTCCTGGATGCGATTGATCCCATCAAAGATGTCGATGCGTTTTCGCCAGTCAACGTCGGACTGCTCATGCAGGGACGTCCGCGATTTTTGCCCTGCACCCCGCATGGCATCGTCCAGCTACTGCATCGCACGGGTATTGAAACCAGCGGGAAACACGTCGTCGTGGTTGGTCGCAGTGACATCGTCGGCAAACCGATGGCAATGATGCTGGCACAAAAGGACAGCACCTGTGGCCCCGCCGTCGCCAATGCGACAGTGACGATCGCTCACAGTCGCACATCCAATCTGGCCGAAATCTGCCGCCAAGCTGACATTCTGATTGCGGCGGTTGGACGCCCCGAAATGATCACGGCAGAGATGATCCAGCCCGGAGCCGTCGTCATCGACGTTGGGATCAATCGTGTTGGCGACAAATTGGTGGGGGACGTCGCGTTTGACGAAGCGGAGGCAGTCGCTTCGGCGATCACACCCGTTCCTGGCGGAGTCGGACCGCTGACCATCGCAATGTTGCTGCACAACACACTGATGGCCGCCAAGATGCAGGCGGCAAGCAATTAG